Proteins from one Candida orthopsilosis Co 90-125, chromosome 2 draft sequence genomic window:
- a CDS encoding cytochrome P450 protein has product MLKDTLETIHSVIQAHPFWSLFVILAILCFYNLIYLPITSPFWKLPGSYIYRVSYIGALNRQREGTWIQTVYKLHQKYGPVVVLSPNEISVYGPQYVNDIYVKNFPKSSFYANFTNHGHDNIFASLNNEEHLKYKKIIMRLYNKGNVMSPENNTRKVMIDSTRKLLSYVYKSSITGKQPDLANVSPKLNPHAKGHREQWFNKSKRTKNLGIEVFSLFGAFAMDVISKFELGQTNGSDLLDSPSDREIILKHRQVSSMLFWTTLMPALWDVAATKTIMKCANDVSQFRMSLYNFAEKHLSRNGKNLTTLEALKQNGLKGARAYSFLSDNLFAGHETTAVQLCYLIYELSRPGNTSLVKRLQSELYEAFGKPTSYEEVIEDLDQVDKLPFLDALLLENSRVHSSIPGAEPRVVDREYSVGGVHIPKGTTISCLPYALHRDPVVFPKHDYFIPDRWLKYPDESQEEFQQRTKTQNKYMMHFGKGIRMCLGMHLAWIEMKLLVANLYWHFHSSLDEDWCEIKNDLEPILLGVSNSGKTSNDQEMMCMSDAYTTTGPVNEECWIRWSENEVSELPCTS; this is encoded by the coding sequence ATGTTGAAGGATACCCTTGAAACTATTCACAGCGTTATACAAGCGCACCCATTTTGGTCATTGTTTGTCATACTTGCCATACTCTGTTTTTATAATTTGATCTATTTACCTATTACATCTCCATTTTGGAAACTCCCTGGACTGTACATATATCGAGTGTCATATATTGGAGCATTGAACCGCCAAAGAGAAGGTACATGGATACAAACAGTGTACAAATTACACCAGAAATATGGCCCAGTTGTTGTTCTATCACCAAACGAAATCAGTGTTTATGGGCCTCAGTACGTTAATGACATTTACGTCAAAAACTTTCCGAAATCATCATTTTATGCAAATTTCACAAACCACGGCCATGATAACATCTTTGCATCATTGAACAATGAGGAACACCTAAAGTATAAAAAGATTATAATGAGACTTTACAACAAGGGAAATGTCATGTCCCCAGAGAACAACACAAGGAAAGTAATGATTGACTCTACAAGAAAGTTGTTGAGTTACGTATACAAAAGCTCCATTACCGGAAAACAGCCCGATCTAGCCAACGTGAGCCCAAAATTGAATCCTCACGCTAAAGGGCATCGCGAACAATGGTTCAACAAGtcaaaaagaacaaagaatCTAGGTATTGAAGtcttttcattatttgGAGCATTTGCGATGGATGTGATTtctaaatttgaattgggaCAAACAAATGGGCTGGATTTGTTAGATAGTCCTTCGGATCGtgaaataattttgaaacatcgTCAAGTATCAAGTATGTTGTTTTGGACTACATTAATGCCAGCACTCTGGGATGTGGCTGCCACTAAAACGATTATGAAATGTGCTAATGATGTATCTCAATTCCGAATGTCTTTATACAATTTCGCTGAAAAGCACTTGAGCAGGAATGGGAAAAACTTGACTACGTTGGAAgcattgaaacaaaatggATTGAAAGGAGCCAGAGCttattcttttttatcAGATAATCTATTTGCTGGTCATGAAACAACGGCAGTTCAATTATGCTATTTGATTTATGAGTTATCCCGACCAGGTAACACATCTTTGGTGAAGAGATTGCAAAGCGAATTGTATGAAGCATTTGGGAAACCTACTTCTTATGAAGAAGTTATTGAAGACTTGGATCAAGTAGATAAGCTTCCGTTTTTGGACGCTCTATTGTTGGAAAACTCAAGGGTACACTCTTCAATCCCAGGGGCAGAGCCAAGAGTAGTGGACCGAGAATACTCTGTTGGTGGTGTTCATATCCCCAAAGGTACAACTATCTCGTGCTTGCCATATGCATTGCATCGTGACCCGGTAGTGTTTCCCAAACATGATTATTTCATTCCCGATAGATGGTTAAAGTATCCAGATGAATCACAAGAGgagtttcaacaaagaaccaagacacaaaacaaatataTGATGCATTTTGGGAAAGGAATACGTATGTGTCTTGGAATGCACTTGGCGTGGATTGAGATGAAGCTACTTGTAGCTAATTTGTATTGGCATTTCCATTCTTCATTGGATGAAGACTGGTGTGAGATCAAGAATGATTTAGAGCCAATACTACTAGGCGTGAGTAATTCTGGAAAAACCAGCAATGATCAAGAAATGATGTGTATGAGTGATGCTTATACCACCACTGGCCCCGTCAATGAAGAATGTTGGATAAGATGGCTGGAGAATGAGGTTAGTGAGCTACCATGTACTTCATAG
- a CDS encoding Ydc1 protein (protein with Mob2p-dependent hyphal regulation albicans), with translation MLPFAWPYPPEQKNGYWGIPTSTIDWCEENYVVSTYIAEAINTTTNAFFMCLALFAIYQAFHNHLEKRFMWTSAGFFLVGLGSWLFHMTLKYHFQLLDELPMIYTTCIPLWSVFSEFKTKRQSFFVGLGIFFSAATLTIIYLQIRNPTIHQTAYGAMNILGIIKSTSLCSKYVHDAKVKRQMNTMAVLGIGLFFFGYILWNMDIHLCDQVRSTRRDWGMPYGFVLEGHGWWHIFTGSGVYYCLIYEEYLRCFLTGTEDYYTLSWVLGWPVVKCIDPIGLQKYNSIKTLAEHDERVKQQELKGKVKQL, from the coding sequence ATGTTACCATTTGCTTGGCCTTATCCACcagaacaaaagaatggaTACTGGGGAATCCCCACTTCAACCATTGATTGGTGTGAAGAAAATTACGTTGTATCCACTTATATTGCCGAAGCGATaaacaccaccaccaatgcATTTTTCATGTGTTTGGCCCTATTTGCCATCTATCAAGCATTTCATAACCATCTTGAAAAGAGGTTTATGTGGACAAGTGCCGgattttttcttgttggatTAGGATCTTGGTTATTTCACATGACATTGAAGTatcatttccaattgttggatgaattgCCCATGATTTATACCACCTGTATTCCACTTTGGTCAGTCTTCAGTGAATTTAAAACCAAGAGGCAATCattttttgttggattagggattttcttttctgcTGCTACTTTAACCATTATTTATTTGCAAATTCGCAACCCTACTATACATCAAACTGCCTATGGTGCTATGAATATCCTTGGAATTATCAAGTCAACTAGTTTATGTTCGAAATATGTTCATGATGCAAAAGTTAAACGACAAATGAATACAATGGCAGTTTTGGGAATTGGGTTATTCTTTTTCGGTTATATTTTGTGGAATATGGATATCCATTTATGTGATCAAGTGAGATCGACTAGAAGAGACTGGGGAATGCCTTATGGATTCGTATTGGAAGGTCATGGATGGTGGCACATTTTCACTGGAAGCGGTGTTTACTATTGCTTAATTTATGAAGAATACTTGAGGTGCTTTTTGACAGGCACTGAAGATTATTATACCCTTAGTTGGGTCTTGGGTTGGCCAGTGGTTAAATGTATTGACCCAATAGGGTTACAAAAGTACAATTCGATAAAAACATTGGCTGAACATGATGAAAGGGTGAAGCAACAGGAGTTGAAAGGTAAAGTAAAGCAACTTTAG
- a CDS encoding Msh2 DNA mismatch repair factor, protein MSSNIDVRFAGTGNEKQFIRQLHEKDASTIRFIDHNNKDYFTCLEDDAELIADEIYKTRSVIKTSDKTKYVTISPQVFQTVLKFCLLEKQFRVEIYNNRTYQLLVSGTAGNLEGISKEYGINFEFQDCSGSSIAAIKLQGNSVGVCIIEDSKIYLCEFEDNELYSNLEGLLLQFGIKEVVLPNLSEKKLLQVINKIGNVVVSTISAFNTKNIEQDLVKLLEEDNIQMMFSSKGMKLTEYSLSLSCCNALVAYLELLENDSKHFSVDKYDLSAYMKLDSSTIKALNVFPEFKSTSINSIFELLNKCKTSGGSRLLSQWLKQPLTNVEAIEERQSLVQLLMEDASLRVAVQNVLTQVPDIKRLLKKMTIAIGKIGNENKKLEDLVRLYQLVLVLPDLIEVLKDQGDLVIKYWLDPISKHHQALLKFQELVETTVDLKGLSDLNSNFDIRPEFDASLVSINERKQSSLEQIKQLHLQVADDLNMDSEKKLKLEQHQQHGYCLRLTRNDSVVLRNNKNYIELQTVKAGVYFTTAQLRKLSQVYSNSCDEYNIKQRELIREVLSISLTYQGVFSVLSLDLSHLDVITSFANVALLAPTSFTKPKLIPMDSKERRISLHDSRHPLLEVQDHVDFIPNDVSMGNKFFNIITGPNMGGKSTYLKQIATTGLMAQVGSFIPAESGAELPVFDAILSRVGAGDSQLKGLSTFMIEMLETSSILATATSNSLLIIDELGRGTSTYDGFGLAWSISEHLIQTKKCFALFATHFHELNKLAEKYPHSVENLHVVAYVENKDDITLMYKIEPGISSKSFGINVAEMVKFPPKIINMAKRKADELQNDGNLKKSHIDGKQLKSEVEELKSVLKKWREENHYDVSTASESLKELLKNTSNGYISELIQTL, encoded by the coding sequence ATGTCATCCAATATAGATGTCAGGTTTGCTGGTACAGGCAATGAAAAGCAATTTATTAGACAACTACATGAGAAAGATGCGTCTACCATAAGGTTCATTgatcacaacaacaaggatTATTTTACGTGTTTAGAAGATGATGCAGAATTGATTGCAGATGAAATATACAAAACTAGATCAGTCATCAAGACATCAGACAAAACAAAGTATGTTACAATATCTCCACAAGTGTTTCAAACTGTTTTGAAGTTTTGCTTATTGGAGAAACAATTTAGAGTAGAGATTTATAACAATAGAACTTATCAGTTATTGGTTAGTGGTACCGCTGGTAATCTTGAAGGTATAAGTAAGGAATATGGTATAAACTTTGAATTCCAAGATTGTTCTGGCTCATCTATTGCTGCAATCAAGTTACAAGGGAATTCGGTCGGTGTTTGCATTATTGAGGACAGCAAGATCTATCTTTGTGAATTTGAAGACAATGAATTGTACTCAAACTTGGAGGGGTTGTTGTTACAATTTGGTATCAAGGAGGTTGTTTTGCCTAATTTGTCCGAGAAGAAGCTTTTGCAAgtgatcaacaaaattggtAACGTCGTAGTTAGCACAATTTCTGCATTCAATACCAAAAATATAGAACAGGACTTGGTAAAGTTGTTGGAGGAGGATAATATTCAGATGATGTTTTCATCAAAGGGTATGAAATTGACAGAGTATTCACTTTCATTGTCGTGTTGTAATGCACTTGTTGCTTACTTGGAATTACTTGAAAACGATTCTAAACACTTTTCCGTTGATAAATATGATTTGTCAGCATATATGAAATTGGATTCTTCTACAATCAAAGCATTGAATGTATTTCCTGAGTTCAAATCCACATCTATAAACTCCATATTTGAACTTCTCAACAAGTGCAAGACTTCCGGTGGTTCAAGATTGTTGTCCCAATGGTTGAAACAGCCTTTGACTAATGTTGAGGCTATTGAAGAACGTCAATCATTGGTTCAGTTGTTAATGGAGGATGCTAGTTTGAGAGTAGCTGTGCAAAATGTATTGACGCAAGTTCCTGACATTAAGagattgttgaagaaaatgacaaTTGCAATAGGCAAGATAGGTAATGAgaataaaaaattggaagacTTGGTGAGATTGTACCAGTTGGTGCTTGTATTACCGGACTTGATTGAAGTCTTGAAAGATCAAGGTGATTTAGTTATCAAGTACTGGCTAGATCCTATCTCAAAACACCATCAGGCGTTACTCAAATTTCAAGAACTTGTCGAAACAACAGTTGACCTTAAAGGGTTGAGTGACCTAAATTCGAATTTTGACATTAGACCGGAATTTGATGCTTCATTGGTATCGATCAATGAAAGAAAGCAGTCGTCGCTTGAgcaaataaaacaattgcatttgCAAGTAgctgatgatttgaatatgGATctggaaaagaaattgaagctagaacaacatcaacaacatgGATATTGCTTAAGACTTACCAGAAATGATTCGGTTGTGTTGCGTAATAATAAAAACTACATCGAATTACAAACTGTCAAAGCCGGAGTTTATTTCACCACCGCCCAATTAAGAAAGTTGTCTCAAGTTTATTCCAATTCGTGTGATGAATATAACATCAAACAACGAGAATTGATTAGAGAAGTTCTCTCCATTTCATTGACTTATCAAGGTGTATTCTCAGTCTTGAGTTTAGATCTTTCTCATTTAGACGTGATTAcaagttttgcaaatgTGGCTCTACTTGCTCCAACATCATTCAccaaaccaaaattgattccCATGGATTCAAAAGAGAGAAGAATAAGCCTTCACGATTCAAGACACCCTTTGCTTGAAGTACAAGATCATGTTGACTTTATCCCAAATGACGTGCTGATGGGTaataaattcttcaacataaTAACAGGACCAAATATGGGTGGTAAGTCAACGTATTTGAAACAGATTGCCACTACTGGATTAATGGCACAGGTGGGATCATTCATTCCTGCCGAGCTGGGTGCAGAATTGCCCGTTTTTGATGCAATTTTATCGCGTGTTGGTGCTGGAGATTCACAATTGAAGGGATTGTCAACATTTATGATTGAAATGTTGGAGACTTCTTCCATATTAGCTACAGCTACGTCAAACTCGTTATTGATTATCGATGAGTTGGGAAGAGGAACTTCAACCTATGATGGGTTTGGGCTTGCATGGTCAATTCTGGAACATCTTATTCAAACCAAGAAATGCTTTGCTTTGTTTGCTACCCATTTCCACGAATTGAACAAACTTGCTGAAAAATACCCACATTCGGTTGAGAATTTACACGTTGTTGCTTATGTTGAGAATAAAGATGATATTACATTGATGTATAAAATTGAGCCCGGTATTTCATCCAAATCCTTTGGTATAAATGTTGCAGAAATGGTGAAATTTCCACCTAAGATTATCAATATGGCCAAAAGGAAAGCTGATGAGTTACAAAATGAtggaaatttgaaaaagagtcATATTGATggtaaacaattgaagctggaagttgaagaattaaaatccgttttgaaaaagtggAGAGAGGAGAATCATTATGATGTGTCTACTGCTAGTGAAAGTTTAAaagagttgttgaagaatacaTCTAATGGGTACATTTCGGAGTTGATACAAACTTTATAA
- a CDS encoding Zrt1 zinc transporter has product MKFTGLTSVSIVALLLTKICANTVIVKNSLGKEFKVLIARAEEGHDHEHEHEHSTSNTTVTGCHMHGDTQYCIDWEGEEGYIKPKQENPQSNYTGCHLHGTEVHCKNGDEELQFVKVDEEDEEDHEHEHGHEHSTSNTTVTGCHMHGDTQYCIDWEGEEGYIKPKQENPQSNYTGCHLHGTEVHCKNGDEELQFVKLDESSEASSTTSESSSTSGVSCHFHAGVEHCVDSNGNTVHGANGDTCERIDRDYDIPLRIGLLFVILVTSAIGSFGPLVLRSFFKISSENMIITIVKQFGTGVVISTALVHLMTHAFLMWSNECIHLAYEGTGAAITMAGIFIAFVVEYVAYRFLSYRLNKLPGAKENSSEDDGGMNVATKTVSDEEETMSLHGSYKAMHDKLSVVILEAGIVFHSILIGITLVVAADSYFITLFIVIVFHQFFEGLALGSRIIELKDSIWSKILMAAVFAIITPVGMAIGIGTLHKFNGNDPSTIIALGTLDSFSAGVLLWTGLIEMWAHDWLFGNLRHAGMVHTSLAMVALIGGLILMSLLGKWA; this is encoded by the coding sequence ATGAAGTTTACGGGATTGACAAGTGTTTCCATTGTTGCACTTCTTTTGACCAAAATTTGTGCTAATACAGTAATAGTGAAAAATTCTTTGGGGAAAGAGtttaaagttttgattGCAAGAGCTGAAGAAGGACACGATCATGAACATGAACACGAACACAGTACTTCGAATACCACTGTAACAGGCTGCCACATGCATGGAGATACACAATATTGTATCGACTGGGAAGGTGAAGAGGGTTACATCAAACCGAAGCAGGAAAACCCACAATCAAACTATACTGGATGCCATTTGCACGGTACTGAAGTCCATTGTAAAAACGGTGACGAAGAATTAcaatttgtcaaagttGACGAGGAAGATGAGGAAGATCATGAACATGAACACGGACACGAACACAGTACTTCGAATACCACTGTAACAGGCTGCCACATGCATGGAGATACACAATATTGTATCGACTGGGAAGGTGAAGAGGGTTACATCAAACCGAAGCAGGAAAACCCACAATCAAACTATACTGGATGTCATTTGCACGGTACTGAAGTCCATTGTAAAAACGGTGACGAAGAATtacaatttgtcaaattagATGAGTCATCTGAAGCAAGCTCCACCACCTCCGAGTCAAGCTCTACATCTGGTGTATCGTGTCACTTCCATGCAGGAGTTGAACATTGCGTTGATTCGAATGGAAATACTGTACATGGTGCCAATGGAGACACTTGTGAAAGAATAGATAGGGATTACGACATTCCATTAAGAATTGGACTTTTATTTGTTATATTGGTCACAAGTGCAATTGGATCCTTTGGCCCATTGGTCTTACGTTCATTCTTTAAAATATCTTCAGAAAATATGATCATCACTATTGTCAAGCAGTTTGGTACAGGTGTTGTTATTTCCACTGCGTTGGTTCATTTAATGACCCATGCATTTTTAATGTGGTCTAACGAATGTATTCATTTGGCGTATGAAGGAACTGGCGCTGCAATAACAATGGCAGGTATTTTTATTGCATTTGTCGTCGAATACGTCGCTTATCGCTTTTTGTCTTACAGGTTGAATAAACTTCCAGGTGCTAAGGAAAATTCATCTGAAGATGATGGTGGAATGAATGTTGCTACTAAAACCGTATCggatgaagaagaaaccaTGTCACTCCACGGGTCTTACAAAGCAATGCATGACAAACTTTCTGTTGTCATTCTTGAAGCAGGAATTGTCTTCCACTCAATCTTAATTGGTATTACAttggttgttgctgctgatTCATACTTTATCACTTTATTCATTGTCATTGTATTTCATCAGTTTTTTGAAGGATTGGCATTGGGTTCAAGAATTATAGAGTTGAAGGATTCTATATGGTCGAAAATTCTCATGGCAGCCGTTTTTGCAATCATAACTCCCGTAGGTATGGCTATTGGTATTGGTACACTTCACAAATTTAATGGTAACGACCCATCCACTATCATTGCATTGGGTACGTTAGATTCTTTTTCGGCAGGTGTTTTATTATGGACTGGTTTGATTGAAATGTGGGCTCATGACTGGCTATTTGGAAACTTGCGTCATGCTGGAATGGTTCATACTTCGTTGGCTATGGTTGCGTTAATTGGTGGTTTAATACTTATGAGTTTATTAGGAAAGTGGGCTTAG
- a CDS encoding Kin3 protein (protein similar to S. cerevisiae Kin3p), whose translation MSSDYEPLEIIGKGSYGTVRKVRNKLDNSILVRKEIEYKSMNAQERNQIISELRILKELNHKNIVKYYKHDHILNSKTIHIYMEYCSGGDLSQLIKDFKNNKENVPEEFIWQVLVQTLLALYRCHYGSDAPKVDLFNHSLHDDNGRPQINSDSVIIHRDIKPDNIFLEHGVLKVGDFGLAKMLTTSNDFAKTYVGTPYYMSPEVLMDEPYSPVCDVWSLGCVLYELCNQQPPFQAKTHLQLQAKIKRGTFPPISDFYSVQLRSIIRECITVDPELRPTCYDLINSLSIKFLRKEMELKEYNQTLNTLKYELINKSEELKKKDQFIQLRENRCKEKELKLNEREDKINDKENQLHKIEDTMIEEFNLKKQALDLEAKEVRLAYQKEFWTVVENEVNDRLKSRPRGPRDFEDMNILRMRNLNTTSGTPKFRVTDEYERQKNMEIRKYRIN comes from the coding sequence ATGAGTAGTGACTATGAACCACTTGAAATAATAGGCAAAGGATCGTATGGGACAGTACGCAAGGTTCGCAATAAACTAgacaattcaattcttgttcgtaaagaaattgaatataaATCAATGAATGCCCAAGAAAGAAACCAAATAATATCAGAGCTACGTATATTAAAGGAGTTAAACCATAAAAACATTGTGAAATACTACAAGCATGATCATATACtaaattccaaaacaatacatatatatatggAGTATTGCTCGGGAGGTGATTTATCCCAATTGATCAAGGATTTTAAAAataacaaagaaaatgtaCCTGAAGAGTTCATATGGCAAGTTTTGGTACAAACCTTGTTAGCTTTGTATCGATGCCATTATGGGTCTGATGCTCCAAAAGTAGACTTGTTCAATCATTCACTCCATGATGATAATGGTAGACCCCAAATCAACTCAGATTCTGTAATAATTCATCGTGATATCAAACCCGACAATATATTTCTTGAACACGGTGTGCTCAAGGTGGGGGACTTTGGATTAGCGAAAATGTTGACTACTTCAAATGACTTTGCCAAAACATATGTTGGAACACCTTATTACATGTCTCCTGAAGTGTTGATGGATGAACCGTATCTGCCAGTTTGTGATGTTTGGTCGTTGGGATGTGTTCTATATGAGTTGTGTAACCAACAGCCACCGTTCCAAGCAAAAACTCATTTACAACTTCAGGCAAAAATTAAACGTGGAACATTTCCACCAATATCAGATTTCTATTCCGTTCAGCTAAGATCCATTATTAGGGAATGCATAACTGTTGATCCTGAACTCCGTCCTACATGTTATGACTTGATTAATTCATTGAGCATAAAGTTTTTGCGAAAGGAAATGGAATTGAAAGAGTATAATCAGACGCTAAACACACTAAAGTATGAACTAATCAACAAGAgtgaagagttgaaaaagaaggacCAGTTTATACAACTACGGGAAAACAGATGCAAGGAAAAAGAGTTGAAACTAAATGAACGCGAAGACAAGATAAATGACAAGGAGAACCAGTTGCATAAAATAGAGGATACCATGATTGAAGAATTCAATCTTAAGAAACAAGCGCTTGATTTAGAAGCAAAAGAAGTAAGGTTAGCAtaccaaaaagaattttgGACAgtggttgaaaatgaagtcAATGACCGATTGAAATCGAGACCTAGAGGGCCACGcgattttgaagatatgAATATTCTACGAATGAGGAATTTAAACACAACTAGTGGAACGCCAAAGTTCAGAGTTACAGATGAATATGAACGACAGAAAAATATGGAAATACGTAAGTACCGAATAAATTAA
- a CDS encoding Ade1 phosphoribosylaminoimadazole succinocarboxamide synthetase (involved in adenine biosynthesis): MSLTETNLDNTLPLLGRGKVRDIYQIDPNTLLFVATDRISAYDVIMENGITDKGKLLTKLSEFWFDFLPIENHLIKKNIFKEYPQLETYRDQLQDRALLVRKLKLIPLEVIVRGYITGSAWKEYKKSKTVHGLPIDEDLVESQEFKTPIFTPSTKAEQGEHDENISPAQAAKIVGQDLCDRLEEKAIDLYVKAKEYAKTKGIIIADTKFEFGLDENDNIVLVDEVLTPDSSRFWNARAYEVGKSQDSYDKQFLRDWLTSNGLNGKDGVKMTDEIVEKTREKYIEAYEQLTGDKWK, translated from the coding sequence ATGTCATTAACAGAAACAAATCTTGATAATACCTTACCTCTTTTAGGTAGAGGCAAAGTTCGTGATATATACCAAATTGACCCAAATACTCTATTATTTGTTGCCACGGATCGTATATCTGCATATGATGTCATCATGGAAAATGGTATCACCGATAAaggaaaattgttgaccAAGCTTTCCGAgttttggtttgatttcttGCCTATTGAGAACCACTTGATCAAGAAGAATATCTTCAAAGAGTATCCACAATTGGAAACGTATAGAGATCAATTACAAGATCGTGCTTTATTGGTGcgtaaattgaaacttaTTCCTTTGGAAGTTATTGTTAGAGGTTACATCACTGGTTCTGCTTGGAAAGAGTATAAGAAACTGAAAACGGTTCATGGGTTGCCAATAGACGAAGACTTGGTTGAATCTCAAGAGttcaaaacaccaatttTTACCCCTTCAACCAAAGCAGAGCAGGGAGAGCACGATGAAAACATCTCTCCAGCTCAAGCTGCTAAGATTGTTGGGCAGGACTTATGCGATAGATTGGAAGAAAAAGCTATTGATTTGTATGTAAAGGCTAAAGAATACGCAAAGACTAAAGGTATAATCATTGCGGATacaaagtttgaatttgggctagatgaaaatgataacATTGTTTTGGTCGATGAGGTTTTAACGCCTGATTCATCCAGATTTTGGAACGCCCGCGCATACGAAGTTGGTAAGTCACAAGATTCGTatgataaacaatttttgagAGACTGGTTAACCAGTAATGGATTGAATGGTAAAGATGGAGTTAAAATGACcgatgaaattgttgaaaagacTAGAGAAAAATACATTGAAGCTTATGAGCAATTGACAGGCGACAAATGGAAATAA